A segment of the Actinomycetes bacterium genome:
CCGCGAGCGGTCGCCGAAATGCGAAGGCTGGGGATGGCGGACTGGCTGCAAGATCGTCCTGCCAACTGGGGGCTGCGGGCGCACGGCTTTGGCAAGACGTGGCACCTGCCGTGGCCGGGGGGAGCAATGCCCAGCACTGGTAGCGCGGCAGCTCGCAGCGAACTCGACGCTGCCATCTTGGAGGAAGCACTCACGAGCGGGGCGCAGTTCCTGCCGGGCGCTCGAGTGATGGCAGTAGATGTGGATCACAAGCTGCGGGGCGTCGAAATCATGACGTTGTCGGGAACCCGCTATATCCGGTGTCGGCGAGCGGTCATTGCCGACGGCGCTCGGTCACCTGTCGGGCGGATGCTGGGCCGCGAGTGGCACCGCGAGACGGTCTACGGGGTGGCTGCCCGGGGATACGCAAAAAGCATGCGGGCAGATGATCCGTGGATTTCTTCCCACCTAGAACTGCGGGGGGCCGACGACGGGATCTTGAGCGGCTATGGCTGGATCTTCCCGCTAGGAAATGGCCAGGTCAACATTGGCGTAGGGACACTAGCCACGGTGCAGCGTCCCGCTGACGTCAATCTACGAAAACTGCTGCAGCACTACTTCGAAGGCCAACGCGAAGAGTGGCAACTCTTGGGCACGCCTGA
Coding sequences within it:
- a CDS encoding geranylgeranyl reductase family protein, whose translation is METLETDVLVVGAGPAGAAAAAWCARSGLETILVDAAEFPRDKPCGDGLTPRAVAEMRRLGMADWLQDRPANWGLRAHGFGKTWHLPWPGGAMPSTGSAAARSELDAAILEEALTSGAQFLPGARVMAVDVDHKLRGVEIMTLSGTRYIRCRRAVIADGARSPVGRMLGREWHRETVYGVAARGYAKSMRADDPWISSHLELRGADDGILSGYGWIFPLGNGQVNIGVGTLATVQRPADVNLRKLLQHYFEGQREEWQLLGTPEAVRSALLPMGGAVSGVAGPNWTLIGDAAGCVNPLNGEGIDYGLETGRLAAELFDQGEATDSDISQVWIDALSSHYGPSFSVARRLAGFLTQPELLRRAGPVGMRSRWLMTVALRLMGNLVTEEDH